The Hemicordylus capensis ecotype Gifberg chromosome 5, rHemCap1.1.pri, whole genome shotgun sequence nucleotide sequence GACAGCTCAGCCAAACCGCTGGCTTCATGTTCATGTGAACCCAGCCACATTGTGGCATTTGGTCCTTAGCTGCTGCAAAACTAGCTGCCTTTTTGACTTCAGGGGAATATGCTTAGATGATTGAGGGTGAACCAGATTATTCTGCTTGACCGGGGAAATCGCTGCTCATCTGAATGGAAGAAACAAGCAGCACTCTGAACCTCTGCCTTGTACATCAGAGTGATAGAAGTGCTctatgccccccccaccctgtaTTACTCTGTTGGAGTGCATCAGATTGGCCTCATCAGTATAGGGGCTGAGCAACATTTCACTGGGCCCAAGGCAAATTCATCACATGTTGCCCTTATAACATTCTCTCTGGAGCTGACCTGTCTTTTTGTTCCCTTACAGATAATAGCCACTGGGATATGTGGAACAGATGACCATGTCCTGACAGGTTCTTTCCCTGAAGTAGACTACCCTGTCATTCCTGGCCACGAAGGAGCTGGCATTGTGGAAAGCATTGGCACGGGAGTGACTTGTGTGAAACCAGGTTTGTAGAAGATCAGAGCtagcattttaaaatgcttttaaagggCCTCTAAAATGTCATGGGCAGTGCAGTTACAGGAAGTCTGGGCTTGTGTACAAGCGTTCCTTCTCCTTTGCACCTTGGGGCAGTTTAGTTTGCTTCCAGGTTCAGGTTTAGtttgcttccaggttcagaggcagtaccTCTCAATACTGATTGCTGGGGAGCAATATCTAGAGAGAGCTTAGTCGTTCTCTtcttcttgtgggcttcccagaggcatctggtgggccactgtgggatgggaggatgctggactggattggcctttggtctgatccagcagaaatAGACTTTTTTCTGGGTGATACTCCTTGTGGTCACAACTTGCTGCCACTTGGTTCAGCCATTTTCTTGAGCTTTTCCCCAAGATACAGTGAGTTGCAGTCTTTATTCTTGTAGCTGTTTTCAAGAGCCTGTTCTATCATAGTAAAAGCACCAGGAAAATTCCATTGGTGCTGATTTTGCTGAATAAATATGGCTGTTGAAATACAATCTCTTGGTCAGGGGATGCTCCTAGATTTCCTTTCCCTTTGATTTCTAGGAGACAAAGTGATCCCTCTTTGCCTGCCCCAGTGTGGAGAATGCAGCTCGTGTCTGAAATCTAACACCAACTGTTGCTTGAaaacccagtgagttttatggaaGGGAGGCAAGCTGATCttaaactgtcccctttgctaagcagcatctgccctggttgtatttgaatgtgagcattgtaatgtgagcattgtaagatattcctttaggggatggggatggtctgggaagagcacctgcatgcttgcatgcagaagcttccaaggtccctccctggcatctccaagataggactgagagactcctgcctgcaacctttgagaagctgctgccagtctgtgtagacaatactgagctagatggactaatggtctggcttggtatatggcagctgcctatgttcccttGTATTTTTTTCTTGATTTCTGACAATGTGTGGCAGCATGGCTTTTGTTATTGACAAGTCTGGGACTCTCTCAAACAGCCTTTGTGAACCACAAAACCTGATGCCAGACAAAACCAGCAGGTTCACCTGCAAAGGAAAGCAAGTCCACCATTTCCTTTGGATTAGCACTTTCTCGGAATATACAGTCATGCCTGACTCTACCATTGCTAAAATTGACGATGCTTCCCCCTTGGATAAAGTCTGTCTATTTGGCTGTGGTTTTTCCACTGGTTATGGGGCTGCCATCAATACGGCCCAGGTGAGGAATTGTGCATTTACTTCACTAGTGCTTCTTGGCAATCTGTTAACTCTGTTTAATGGATAACTTATTCTCCAGCCTGCATCTGGGATTTTGACATGGTCCCTTTTTTCTGCAGGTCACACCGGGTTCTACCTGTGCCATCTTTGGCTTGGGAGGAGTCGGTCTTTCTGTGATCATGGGATGCAAAGCAGCTGGAGCTTCCCAGATCATTGGGATTGATGTTAACCAAGAAAAATTTGGAAAAGCTAAAGAACTGGGAGCCACCAAATGCCTTAACCCTCATGATTTTGAGAAGCCCATTCAGGAGGTGCTGGTGGAAATGACCGGTCATGGGGTTGACTATGCATTTGAGGTTGTTGGATGCTTGGATACATTGGTATGTCCTGTATTTTGACTAGTAGCTTCTGGCTCCATCCCATGATTACAGGTGTACAACATTTCTGGAAGCGGTGCTGAGGAACAGTGTTGTTCAGATTTTATACCTTTCAGACACTTCTTTCCACATCAGTTTCTCTGCCCGGTGAACCCCTACACAATTATTACAAAACCCTTGCATTTTGTAGAGTGTGCTAGGGTGCACATACAGTTCGGCACGTATGCTGGCAAGTTCTGTTAGTCCTCACCGTTACTTTGCATCAACTGAGAGGGTGCCTGGAACACACCTAGCTTTCCCCTGAGATTGCAGGGGTTGATCAGTAATAATGGGCAAGCTGTTGTTCAGGGAAGACTGTCCACCACTACTGATCTTCTCATTGAGGAACGCTTGACAGTTTTTCAGGGAATGGGGCAGTGTAGTCTCATTCAGACGTAATGTCAACTCAGTGGTTCAGCACTATATAAGTGAATCTTTCGGGACATACAATGCACACCCTCAAGATGATCAGGCCAAGAACTGACCCCATATCCTGTTCCCCACAGGAACTAGCTagttgcttctgggaagccttcaagacagagaggaagacaTACCTCCTCTCCCAcgattgctcccttgcaactggtattcagaggcacatagcaatagcaatagcacttacatttatatactgctctatagccgaagctctctaagcggtttacaatgatttagcatattgcccccaacattctgggtactcattttaccgacctcagaaggatggaaggctgagtcaaccttgagcccctggtcaggatcgaacttgtaaccttctggttacagggcggcagttttaccactgcaccaccaggggctctggttgCCCTTGAGGTAACATTGCCCTTGAGGTAGCATTAAATCATCAAgtccagtagccattgataacttctcctccttctctgttCATGTGCTGTGCTGTGAATCCATCTCTCCCTACCTGGTTTGCAGCAAACCAAAGATTCATGCAAACCAGCAAACTATGGGTTGCACTTGCCCCTCAGTCTAGAATTTGAAACCACACTTTCCAATCCCAGTTTGCAAGATAAGCACAATTCATATTTTTCTTGTTTTGAGAaaatggcaaactatggtttgcctcAAGCCAGGAGTGGAGGAAGGGAGTCACAGTACAGAAGGAGAGGAGtaaaaggggaaggagagagtgtGCGAGCCAAAAAGGCCCAAAGGGCTCATTCATATAGAGCCTAACCATGGATTGGCATTCTGTGTGAATCAGCCTGGTATGTTTTTCAAGAACAGTGGCTTTCAGTCAGAGTTTACTTTTGTGAAGCTGTGCGTTTAATTTTTGCTGTGTTTGTATTGCACTCTGTCTCTGAGGAACTCAGTGTAGTGGCCTTGTCtcccattgcagctagggatgatgggggttgtagtacaATGTCTGAGGACCTGAGGGTCAGGTAAGACCTGCATTCCTCCTGCTAAAGTGACCCACTCACCCCTGTGAAACTATTCAGCTGGGGCAGCTTGAAATGTTTCAGCACCTCGAAATagaggcaccaaaatgcttcaagcacacatccctaatattgaaCACATGTGGATTGTATGGAGGGGCTGGTAGCTGAATTCCTGCTGGGTAAatgtcacagtcaggactggcCTCAGAGTGGTTGCTTACCTGTATAGTATCATGTTTGGCATGGAGCCTGTACAGGAGGATTCTGGGTGTGCATGGCCTGCACAATCTGAATGTGCACTGGATGCATCTTTCAGAACAGTTGTGGAAAAATTGGGGGGTTTCCAGATGGCAACGAAATGCAGGTTCTGCAAAGTTCTTGTGTAAGTTCCAAGTGCAATTTTGCTCATCATACAGACTTTCCTTCCCAGTGCAATCGTACTACCATCTGTACATGTCAAACAAGGACCTTGCATGATTTTCTcggcgccatctgctggccaggcCTTGCATTCCAAAAAGAATCTGTCCCATTCCCCAGTCGCCACAAagcagtacaggtggaccttgctataTGCGGATCCAGCATTTGCCGTCGGGTGATTGATACCCGACCTCGGCATACACGGAAAAAACCCGGCCCACTAATTCCATGTACCCCTGGGTTGTAGGCAGCTGGAAGTGACCGCGGAGGAAGAGTCCTTAGTGTCTTAAAAATGCACTACTCATTTATATGGCAGaatctggtttttctttcttttattagaTAGCTGCTCTGGAATCTTGTCATATAGGTTGTGGAGTCTGTGTCATGGTTGGTGTACCTCCTTTAGGCTCTCGCCTCTCCTTTGATCCTATGCTGCTTTTTACTGGACGCACCTTAAAAGGGAGTTTTATTGGAGGTAAGTGTAAATTTTTATTTGATAGGCCACTGCACCAAGCAAAACAACAACCAAtccagtttaaataaataaacaaaccaacaaaccaaagcCTCGTCACATAAAGCTTAATACATTAACCACTAAATAAAGCATTGACTTGACTCTGTGTTTATTTTTCAGGCTGGAAAATGAAAGATGCCATCCCTCAACTGGTGTCCAGTTACATGGAGGCAAAGTTTAAACCAGACGTTTTGATAACCCACACTTTGCCATTCAGCAAGATAAGTGAAGGGTTCAATTTGCTTCGTGCTGGAAAGTGGTGAGTTTTCTGACTCATTGATAGTTTGCTTTTTAACAGTGCCACTTCAGTGCCGAATGAAATACACCACTGTCTATCAAAACAAATTGTAACTGCTTtgtaggtgaggcctgttgttgactggACAAAGTCAtattgcatagattaattatttatttatttatttatttatttatttatttatttatgaatttatataccgcctttcattaaaaacaatctcaaggcggtttacaaaagtttaaaaaaacatacaataaaatgacaataaaaatattaagccaaaaaatataaaaccaaatttaaaatctataaaatacaaacataaaaactatacatgggtaaaaacacatagaagcagcaataaaaacaatcatgtaaaagcctggattaaaagccaagatttaacaagctttctaaaaactgtgatggagtccaaggagcgaatggccactgggagagcattccaaagtctggggacagcaatagagaaggccctgtcccgagtgcacgatagccgagcctccctcattggaGCCTCCCACCTGGaccagagccccctcagatgaccttgtcaagcaggcagcaacccttgggagcaggcggtccctcaggtacaaacggcccaaaccgttaagggctttataggtcaaaaccagcacct carries:
- the LOC128328281 gene encoding alcohol dehydrogenase 1-like, encoding MDTSGKIIKCKAAVVWEVGAPLSIEEVEVAPPKSREVRVKIIATGICGTDDHVLTGSFPEVDYPVIPGHEGAGIVESIGTGVTCVKPGDKVIPLCLPQCGECSSCLKSNTNCCLKTHLCEPQNLMPDKTSRFTCKGKQVHHFLWISTFSEYTVMPDSTIAKIDDASPLDKVCLFGCGFSTGYGAAINTAQVTPGSTCAIFGLGGVGLSVIMGCKAAGASQIIGIDVNQEKFGKAKELGATKCLNPHDFEKPIQEVLVEMTGHGVDYAFEVVGCLDTLIAALESCHIGCGVCVMVGVPPLGSRLSFDPMLLFTGRTLKGSFIGGWKMKDAIPQLVSSYMEAKFKPDVLITHTLPFSKISEGFNLLRAGKCIRIILLF